A single Bos mutus isolate GX-2022 chromosome 16, NWIPB_WYAK_1.1, whole genome shotgun sequence DNA region contains:
- the RPL22 gene encoding large ribosomal subunit protein eL22, with amino-acid sequence MAPVKKLVAKGGKKKKQVLKFTLDCTHPVEDGIMDAANFEQFLQERIKVNGKAGNLGGGVVTIERSKSKITVTSEVPFSKRYLKYLTKKYLKKNNLRDWLRVVANSKESYELRYFQINQDEEEEEDED; translated from the exons ATGGCGCCTGTG AAAAAGCTTGTGGCGAAGGGGggcaaaaaaaagaagcaagtccTAAAATTCACTCTGGACTGTACCCACCCTGTAGAAGATGGAATCATGGATGCTGCCAATTTT GAGCAGTTTCTTCAGGAGAGGATCAAGGTGAATGGAAAAGCTGGCAACCTGGGTGGCGGTGTTGTAACAATTGAAAGAAGCAAGAGCAAGATTACTGTAACTTCCGAGGTGCCCTTTTCCAAAAG GTATTTGAAATATCTtaccaaaaaatatttgaagaagaatAATCTACGAGATTGGTTACGCGTAGTCGCTAACAGCAAAGAAAGTTACGAATTGCGTTACTTCCAGATTAATCAagatgaagaagaggaggaagatgaggatTAA